CCGGCCCGCTTCTCGCGTCTCCCCCCAGAGATGATGCAGCAGGACGAGTCAAACTCGCCAGTCTCCCCCGCCGACGACAGCTTGAGCAACAGCGAAGAGGAGCCGGACCGGCAGCAGCTGCCCAACAACAAGAGAGGGGGGCGCAAGCGCCGCTCCAGCCGCCGCAGCGCCGGCGGCGCCGTCGGGGCCGCGGAcgagccctgcagcccggcccAAGGCAAGCGGGGCAAGAAgtgcggggcgggcgggggcggcgggggcggcggcagcagcagcggcggcggcagccccCAGTCCTACGAGGAGCTGCAGACCCAGCGGGTCATGGCCAACGTGCGGGAGAGGCAGCGCACGCAGTCGCTGAACGAAGCCTTCGCCGCCCTGCGGAAGATCATCCCCACGCTGCCCTCGGACAAGCTGAGCAAGATTCAGACCCTCAAGCTGGCGGCCAGGTACATCGACTTCCTCTACCAGGTCTTACAGAGCGACGAGCTGGACTCCAAGATGGCAAGCTGCAGCTATGTGGCCCACGAGCGGCTCAGCTACGCCTTCTCGGTGTGGAGAATGGAGGGCGCCTGGTCCATGTCCGCATCCCATTAGCAGGCGGCGTCCCCCACCCGCGTCCCCTCGGCAGGAGCCCTAGGTAAGACAGGGGCCCCGAAACCGGCGGGAGGAAATGGGGGGAGGGAGGCGAGAGGCCGCCGGCCGCGCCGTGGGCCGGGCACGCGTGGCCGTGGGGCGAGAGGGCCCGCACCCCTCCCGGAGGGGCCTGGCTTCCCGGAGCGGCCGAGAGCGGGGCGGCTGGAGGTGCCTCCCCCGCTCCTCGTCCCTCCTCCTGCGCGGCCCGAGGTGcgccccgggcccggcggggcccACGCGTggccgggcgctgccggcggGGTGGGCTGcaggcgggaggcggcggccgcgcgGGTGTGCCCCAGACAGATGGGGCCGGCCTGAGATCACTTCTTCACCAAACGCTGCGGAGCCAGCAGGGCCGCTGGGATGgctcccgctgccgccgccgccgccgctgctgctctGCTCGTATTTTGAAGTGAATCCGTGTCGTCCCGTTGCGCTGCTCGATGAGGGTTTCCTACCGCCGCAGCAGTCCCTTTCCTCGGCTCTGACGCCGGGGACCGCCGGGCTGGGGTGTCACACGGTCACCGCGCCGCCCGCACGGCGGGTTCTCCCTTCTCCATTCCTGCCCCGTACGCGTTTTTCCAGACAGAGAGGTGTAGGTAGATGTTTGTGTAATTTTCGCTTCAGTAACGAGTTTTCCGCCCTTTCTGGGTTTTTGCAGATGACATTGTTCCCACAGAAGGAGAGAATGGACATTCTAGAGACTCTGAAGTTGGATAcgatttttttttatcttgtctAACAAAAAATATACCAAGGATTTCTTGGATATTAGAAGAGTAATATCCAAATTCAAGGCAGGGCGTGGGGAGCActtaaggaaagagaaagagagaagggcTTTGGACAGTGACTATCCTCTGGGCGTCGGTACAATCCACACATCTCTGCATTCTGATAGAAGTCTGAATCgttcgatttttttttttttttaattttgacgAAGAATGTTGGAATTGGACTTTttattatttgcctttttttttttttttttttcttttctgcatgcATGCATTCCCAAGAGGTCGTGCGTATGAGCCACTGATGAAAGGAAATACATTATTGTGGACTTTCTTCATTCTTGAATGAAACCAAGCAGCCAACCAAAAGTATCCCCGTAGagatgaaaacttttttttttttttttttttttttttttttaggggggaATAAGCTGGGCTCAAGCTGTTATATACCCGGTTTctaacttttttattattattatttttcctctgagaaaaaaataaacattttatttatttattgatgaCCCATGTTAAAATGCAAATAGATCCGGTGTCTAAATGCATTCCTATTTTTATGATTGTTTTGTAAATAtcattgtatattttttttctgcaataaataaatatgattGAAATTTTAATAACCTTAAAGTTTGGTTTCTCTGAGAACTCAGGGTTAGAACTGTAGATAAATACCTGCTTGTTGAGCTGTAAAGACGCCCAAGAGAGAGGGGGCACTAGTATAAACAAACCAGGCGAAAAACGCAAATAAACTAGCTACTGACAGACACAGGCACGTTATTTATTGAGACAGCTTTATTATTCTGTGCTGAAGCTCACTGCATCTGCAGAGGAAGGTattgtttcttctctctttctctccctctccccctttaATCTTCACGCCAGGCACGGCGGAGTTGCAGGGAGCGaggttttcacagcagagctcTACCCTTGCCTTTGTATTTTGCCCCAGATGTGAGGCAGGAGCGGGGCTCGTTCCCCCGCCCCCGGCACAGGTTACTTTTGCTGATATCCCTGAGGAAGTGGCATCGGTTTTAAACAGGGATTCGTCCAtccaaaggcaaagcaaaagaaagtgCGACTGAAAGAGGGAAGTGTCTAGCGAGTGGGGTTTTCCGGTGGAAGTGATGTTTGACTGCTCTGCTCTCTAGGGTTTTGTATAATATATATACTAGCGATCACATTTTCGTTGTGCAAAGCACGGAGGGATTCCCTAACCCGCCCTCGTCTCCTTTTCTACGTGTGGGGCG
This genomic stretch from Hirundo rustica isolate bHirRus1 unplaced genomic scaffold, bHirRus1.pri.v3 scaffold_430_arrow_ctg1, whole genome shotgun sequence harbors:
- the TWIST1 gene encoding twist-related protein 1 — encoded protein: MMQQDESNSPVSPADDSLSNSEEEPDRQQLPNNKRGGRKRRSSRRSAGGAVGAADEPCSPAQGKRGKKCGAGGGGGGGGSSSGGGSPQSYEELQTQRVMANVRERQRTQSLNEAFAALRKIIPTLPSDKLSKIQTLKLAARYIDFLYQVLQSDELDSKMASCSYVAHERLSYAFSVWRMEGAWSMSASH